Sequence from the bacterium genome:
GAGAGAGTAGTGGCAAATCGCGCACGACATGCCGACGCGATATTTTTCCGGTGGCGCAGCACCTACGCCGTGATCGCCGGCGGCGTAGCGATTGGGATCGAGCAGATAGGGCAGGTTCTTCTCTTCCTCGGGCGCCGGAACCGCAACAATGCCCACCGGCCAAGTGGCGCCGGCTTCGACATCCAAACCGGTGTGCAGCCGCTCCGGCAGCGGCAGACCGCCGTGCAGCTTGCTGCCGGCGGGAAAGGTCACAACCAAATCATGCGTGTAACCGCCGCCATTGCCGCTGTAGAGATTGCCGCGCACACTGTCGAGCGCATCGATGGCTTCGACAAAAAACTTGAAGAAACTCTCTCTGCGCCAGCCGCCGGTATCCGGCACTTCCACCGTGCCGTTGAGAAAGCCGGTCACGTCGGTGAGCAGCCGTTCGTTGCCGAATGTTTCGTTGCGAAACCACTCTTCCCCCCACTCGACCCATTTCATGTATTCCTGATAGGGAATTTCCTGGCCGTTGTATTTTGGGATTGTTGGCCCCGGCAATTCGTCGCGCAAGACGTCGTGGTTGCCCCAATCGTAGGGGGAGGGTGGGCAGCCCAGCAAACCCAAGGCCAGCAACCCGCACGCGACAAAAAGCGTGATCCTGCGGTGCAGCTTCATGTGCACTCCTTTGAGTTATTGGTGAAGAAAGAGATTGACTGATGCAGCCTGCCGGCGGCCCAGGGTGACGAACGAGAGGCCGCGTCTGGCAACCGGCAGAATCAGGGGAAATTCGCGCGCCATGCGAATTCCTGCCGCTGCGCCACGAGGCGAATGGCAACGCACGCCAGAATTGCCGCGGCTTGCAGCGCGCCCAGCACGATGACAAACGGTTCCTTGTTGTCCACCCCGTGCAGAATGACGGTCGAAGCGAAAAAGGTCACAGCAATGACGATCTGTATCGCGGCGCGCTGGAGGCGCAGCCACTTGGCGGTGGAAGAGAGCGCCCACACGGCCGCGATGTCGAAGGCCCACCAAAGCGTGATGATCAGATTGATGGTCGCCACCGCGACGCCCTGGTCAGCAAAAAACTCCGCGAGACTGCCGTGAAAGAAAACGAAAAAGGAATAGTAAATGTGAATCGCATACGAGAGAAAGCTGAACGTCCAAAAGAGCAGCCAGTAGTTCTGTTTCTTCTGCGATTGTTGCGGCAGCACATACAGGCACATGGCCGGCGTGAACAGAATCATGGTGGTGCGGGCGGTGTAAAGGATTTTGTAGAACAGAACCCGCTCGGTCTGTGCGGCCAACAGCAGGGCGAATCCCATTAACGCCAGAAACAAAGCGCCGGTGCTTAAGAGTTCCTGCCATGACAAGTTTTTGAAAGTTGGTGTCATTGATTCTCCAGAACCGAGAGTGAGCAATGCAAGCATTGATATTAGCTTTATCCCAAAGACACCAGCGCGGGAACTCTTTCTCATGGAATTTTCGCCAAACGCCGCCCCTCATGCCGCGCCAAACAAAAAAGCCAGCAGTGATCGCAAGATCAACTCCTGGCTTTGTTGCAAAAGGCTGTCTCGCGCGAGTCAGCCACTCGAGGTTCGGGAAATCCTCAGGTCAAAAGGGTCACCTCTCAAAAGAAATAACTCAAGCCCACCCGCACGTTTCGGGGATTCCCCGGCGTGAAATGCAGCTCCGACACTGCCTCAGTTTCATTCGGCAGCCGCGATTCCGTGTCGAATTGCGCCTCGTTCCATTCCGTGTCCGTGAGATTTTCCAAAATCACATTGAGTTGATAATTGCCAAAACGATAACCCGCAGTGAGATCCAGCACCGTGTAGCCGAGCGCAGTAACTGTGTTTGCCTCGTTTGCCGGGCGATCACCGAGGTGGCGATACCGCAGGCTGCCCTCGTAACCGGAAGGATGTTTCACCGTCAAACCGCCGGTCGACGTCAAGCGCGGCGCCAGCGGAATTTCATCGGCATCGGCCGGCTCATCGCGCAATTTGCCGCGCGAGAGATTCAGGTCGGCATCAGCATAGAGCCACGAAGTCAAACCAAAGCGCGCTTCGAGATCAAGACCATAGCGTTGGGTACGGTCGCTCAGCTCGGTGGTACCTTCGTCGCCAATGTACACAAACTCGCGCTCGAGATTCAGACCCCATGCCGCCGCGCCGAGGTTGAGACGATGACTCGCGCGCAGGCGAAATCCAATCTCCCCGCCGGTGGCGCGCGGCAGAGTTTCATCGTCGCGAATCGCAGGATCGAGGTTTGCTGCTGCCAGCCGCGAGGAAATCTCCTCCTCGCTCAAACCCTGCTGTTTGTATCGTCGCATGGAATCACTGACGCGCTTGGCGATCACGACATCGCGTGCATCATTGGAATGAAAACCGGTGCCGAAATTCACAAAAATATCAAACGCATTCGTCGGGCTGACCACGAGATTCGCTTTGGGACTGAGAATCGTTTTCTGCGCGAAGCCCGAAGCATGCGGCAAATCGGAAGGCATGCCTTCGAGATGATCCTCAACATCATAGGTGAAATAATCGGCGCGCAAGCCGAGCTGCAAGCGCAGCATCGGGCTGAAAATGATTTCTTCCTGCGCCCAGAGATTGAGGCTGCGTTGGAAAACGTCAGAATCCACCAGCGCCTGCGCGCGCACGCGGCTCGGACTGCGCCACAATGCGACCGCGATGTCATCCGCGCGATAGCCGCCGCCCAGCGTCGCCGTTGCAAGCATGCCGCCAATGTCATGATGAAAACGATAGCGGCTGTTCAAGCCCAGAAGCGTGCGCGCGTCGGTTTGCTCGATCATGTCGCCATTGACCGGATCGTTCAGAAAAAACGTGAAATTCGAAAACAGCTTGAAGTTGTAGCGGGTGGTGTAAGCGCGAATCAGGAACTCGCTGTTGCCCTCGCCGTGCGCCTCGTAGGCGAGATTGAGGTTCTGCCGGCCGGTAGTGCCGCCTTCAAGATCATCGAGTGAACCGAAGCGATTGATCAATCCCGCTGTCACCGCGCGCTGCGGAATCTGCCCGGAAGCATCCCACGCCGAACTGAATCCGCTGATGTCAACCGACAACTTGGACGTCTCGTTCAGGTGGGTGTGAAATTTTCCAAAAAGATTGACGCGGCGAAAGCCCTGAGGACTGTCAACCGGGCCATCGGTGCCGTAAAACTGCCCGGCGAGGTAGGCATTATTGTGAATGCCGGCGCTGGGGATTTGGTAAAGCGTGGTGAGACGATACGTTTCAAACTGGCCACCTTCGAGCCGCACTAGATTGGATTCGATGTGATCGCGCGTGCGCATGGCCACTGCACCGGCGGTGGCGAGATCACCAAACTCCGCGAAGTATGGGCCTTTGTAAACCTCGAGGCCGTCGATCACCTCGGGAATGATGAAATGCAAATCGGCATAGCCCTGGCCGTGGCCGTGCGACACCATGTTCACCGGCATGCCGTCCACCGAGATATTGACGTCCGTGCCATGATCCGCATCGAAGCCGCGGAGGAAAATCTGCTCGGCCTTGCCGCCGCCCGCGTGCTGCGCGATGATCAAGCCGGGCGCGGCTTGCAGCAGCTCTTGCGCGGAACGATTCGGGCGCACGCGCAGATCGAATTCGCGCACCGCGCGCGAAGAAGCCGCGGAATACGGCCGGTCGGCCTGCACCAGAATTTCGCTGAGATCGAGCGACTTCTGCTGCAGATCGAACGTGAGAGTTGTTTCGCTTCCAGCCGCCACTACGACGCGCTGGCGAACCGTCGCGTAACCGATCAAGCTCACGACAAGCTCATACTCGCCGGGTTTCAGACGCGTAATGGCAAAACCGCCATCTGCGGCAGTGTTCGCCCCGTGGCCCGTGCCGCTGAGCACGACATTCACTTCAGCGAGACCCTTCCCGGTTTCAGCGTCCTGCACGACGCCTTTGATCGCGCCGGTTTCCTGCGCCAAACTCTCAATGGGGATGAAACCGATCAGACCACAAATCATTGCCAGATGAAACAACCGCCGAAAAACACGCATGCAATTCCTCCTTGATGCTGGGTGCTGGATGCTGGATGCTTGATTCTTGATACTGGATGCTGGATACTTGCCCCGTGCCCCGTGCCTCTTGCCCCTGGTCACTGAACACGGGCCGCTGCGATGTGCTTGGCGGTGTCCGCATAATGCCGCAGCCGGATGACTTTGCCGTTGTCATCGAACGTCCACAGATGCATTTCCTCGTCGCGGCAAACCACGCCGGTGCCCGGGGCCTCGAATTCAAGAACGAATTCGGCTGCCACCTGATTGCCGCCGGCCAGCAATGACAGCACTCGAAACTCTCTGATTTTGAACGTACTCACGATTTCAAAAAATTGCAAGGCGCCCGCCTTGCCCGAGCGCGCTTGCAGCCACGGCACGCCAGCTTTTTGCGCGGAATTGTCCGCCCAGGACTCCCACTGCACGTTGTCAGAGAGATGCTGGATGATGCCCGGAATATCGCCTTTGCCAAACGCCGCATAGATGGCGGATACGGTGTCAAGATGATTGGCCATAATTTTCCTCGAGTAGATGGGTTACGGGGATGTGGTGATTGTACTTCACAGATACGATGAGGAGGAGGGGTTGGATTTCATGCGAGCGAGGAAATCCTCTTGCGCCTAAACCGGCACTTCATTATGTTCGAGCGCGCACGAGACACGCGTGTTCAAGTTACCCGGAGAAGGCCATGACGACCTCAGAATATGCTGAAAGAATCGTAGAGATGATCAAAGCGCGACCGCCCAAAATCAAGCAAGACAAGTTGCTTTATGAGATTTACGTAAAGTTAAAGGTGGCGGACGGATTGCGCGCTGTCCAGCAAGGCAGGGTTCACTCGCATGAACAAGTGCGGGAGGATATGTGGAAAATCATCCATTCCAGTAATCCTTCTTCGCATCCTTAAACAAAAGGAAAGAATCATCTATGAATCCAACCACTATCCAATATGTCTCAGATGAAAAAGGCTCGCCCACGGCCGTAATCGTTCCCATTGAGCTGTGGCGAGAAATTAAATCCGCCAAGGAGACGGCTTACCTGCTCAGAAGCAAAAACATGAAGCAACGCCTGCTTGCTGCGAGAAAGCGTAAAAAGGGGATAGCATTTGATGAAGCACGCAAGAAGCTTGGAATTTGACCCGGCCGGCTTTTAAGATTTGGCTTGGTGGGTGGAAAAAGATCGCAAGAAGGCGCTGCGCATTGTCAAAATGCTCAAAGAGATCCAGCGCGACCCTTTTCAAGGTGTCGGCAAACCTGAGCCGTTGCGGCATCAATTTGCCGGTTGCTGGTCCCGGCGTATTGATGATGAGCACCGTTTAGTTTATGAAGTCTTCGAAGATAAAATTCGAATTCTGGCTTGCCGGTATCATTATTGATGGGGACTTTTATGCCCAAAACCGTTTTCATCAGTTACTCCCACCACCAGGGCGAATGGGTGTGGCAGCGTTTGAAGCCCTGTCTGCAAGCCGGTGGCGCAGAAGTACGTATCGCTGTTGAGCGTGTTTGCGCCGGCGTTTGGTGGTTGCCCATGGTGCCGGGGAATAAATTACGCGCGTGCCGCTGATGGCAAGATGGTTGAGGGAGAGGGGATAGTTCCTGCTACTGCCCGGGCGCTCCCAGCGCCCGGGCTGTGTCAAACTCACTCCACCACAATACCCTCAATCCCCTCGGGCGCGGGCGGGTATTTCATCTGCAAGCCCTCCAACGCTTCGACAATACATTCCGATATCACGAAATTGCGGTACCATTTCTTGTTCGCCGGCACGATATGCCACGGCGCCCAGGGCGTATTGCATTTATTGATCGCGTCTTCGTAGGCCGCCATGTAGTCATCCCACAACGCGCGCTCCTTCAAATCGCCGAGATTGAACTTCCACTGCTTGGTCTTGTCGTCGCGACGTTCTTCCAGCCGCTCTTTTTGTTCCTGCTTGGAAATGTACAGGAAGAATTTGAGAATCGTGACCCCGTTGTCTGCCAGCAGCTTTTCGAAGTTGTTGATGTGATCATAGCGCTTTTGCCACACTTCCCTGGGCACGAGATTGTGCACGCGCACGATCAGCACATCTTCATAATGCGAGCGGTTGAAAATGCCGATGTAGCCGCGCGGCGGCACGTGCTGGTGAATGCGCCACAAGAAATCGTGCGACAATTCCTCCGGCGTCGGCGCTTTGAAGCTGGCCACGCGCACGCCCTGGGGATCGACGCTGGACATGACGTGCTCGATCACGCCGTCTTTGCCGCCGGTGTCCATCCCCTGCAAGACGATCAGCAGCGCATGCTTGCCTTCCGCGTACATGACTTCCTGCAGCTCATCCAGCCGCGCGAGATTCTTCTCCAGATCTTTCTTCGCCTCATCTTTGTCTTTGTAATCACCGGTGTAGCCGGGATCAAAGTCTTTCAAACGGATCTTTTGATCGAAGGGAACCTGCAACTTCTGCTTCATGAAAAGTATTCCTTTGTTTCAAATTAGAGAACTACTGCGCAGCGGAACGCGCCGCCGGGTCACCTGCAAGAAGAGCTGCGATGACGGCGCTTTCATTTGGCAACTCCTGCGCAAAAAGCCAGTCAATTCGTAGCCAAAACTCTGGAACAGCGGCAGAACGAACGACGCCATTGGCATCCACCGGCAACTCTTCCCAAACACCATCGTGATTTTTCCAGAAGAAAGCCTCTTGCCGAAAGGGATCGATCACCCAGTACTCCAGCACGCCATACTCGGCGTACAAATCCTTCTTCTCGCCCAAATCCAATTTCCGGCTGCCCGGCGAGATGATTTCAACCACGAGATCCGCTGCACCCAGCAGGGCCTTGCCTTTGCACTGGGCAAGCCTGGCTTTGCTGATGAACATCAAATCCGGCTCCGGCGCATTGAACTCGGATAGTTTCATTGCCGCGCGCGATCCGAGAACGTGCCCCAATCCTTTTTCGCGGACAAAGCCACGCAGGATCATCAACAAAAACCCAAAGAGATCCTCGTGCTCAAAAGTCGGTGGCGAAGCCATATAAATCACCCCATTGATAAGGTCGGCCTTTTGGTCTTCCCGAATGATTTCACAAAATTCGTCAAACGTGATTCTTTCGCGCGGTGGCGCCTGGCGGGGCAGCGGCTGAGTCAGGATATCGACCTCTGTTGTCATGTTTCATACCCTCAATGTTTGAGGAATAGAGTCCTTGTCTGCCTGAAAATTGGAAAAAAATCTCAGCCGCGCAACCTCAAATTGTAAAGCGCGTCTGTTCGGAAGGGCCGTCAAAGCCCATCACCTGGAACAATGACAGTCTGAATCATCGTTTCGAATTTCAGGATTATGGGATTGGCGGATTGTTGCTCATCACCCAATCCCAAACTCCATCGATCCGATACTCTGATTTTCAGTGCATACATCCGCACTTCACTTCGCCAAAACCCACGCCCGCGCCCTTCCACAAAAACGCTTCGCTGGTCTTGGCATTCTCCCAGTAGAACGGCAGCCGCGGCCGCGAAACATTGCCGGTCTCGTTCATGGTTTCAGCGTCGTACAAACGGCCGTTCTTCATCACCTGCGTGATGAATTCGGTGTTCTGAATATTCTCCAGCGGATTCTTTTCCAGCACGATCAAATCCGCGAGCTTGCCCGGTTCGAGTGAGCCTAATTCTTTGCCCATGCCGATGTACTCCGCGCCGTTCAGAGTGGCCGCACGAATCGCCTCCAGCGGCGTCATGCCGCCCTGCGCCAGCATCCACAATTCCCAATGCGCGCCCAGTCCCTGCAACTGGCCGTGTGCGCCGAGATTCACTTTCACGCCGGCATCACACAAGGCTTTGGCTGCCTGCGCATTGCCGATATGGCCGAAATCATCGTCGGGAATCATCATGCGCCGCCGTGCACGCGCGTCAATTATCGGGCGCGGGGTGAAATGCAGCAGCCGCTGCTTTTCCCACACGTTGGTTTTCTGATACCAATAATTCTCACCCCACATGCCGCCATAGCCCACGATCAGCGTCGGCGTGTAAGCCGTGGCCGTGCCGCCCCAAAGTTTCAGGACATCCTGATAAACCGGCGCAACCGGAATCGAGTGCTCGATGCCGGTGTGGCCGTCGATCACCATCGACAAATTGTGATAGAAAAACGAGCCGCCTTCCGGCACCACCAGCATGTTCAATTCGCGCGCGGCCTGCAGCACCTGCTGGCGTTGATTGCGGCGCGGCTGATTGTAACTCTTCACCGAAAATGCGCCCACGGCTTTCAGGCGGCGCAGATGTGAGCGTGCGTCGTCGAGATTGTTGACCACGGCTTTGAAGTCGCCGTCGGCGCCGTAGAGGATCGTGCCGGTGGAGTACACGCGCGGCCCGGTGATCTTGCCGGCCGCCACCATCTCCGCCAGCGTGAACACCGTTTCCGTGTACGCCGAGGGATCGTGCATCGTGGTTACGCCGTAAGCGAGATTGGCAAAATAGGCCCAGGGCTGCTGCGGCAGCAGTCCCGCAAAGAAATGATCCGCATGCGCATGCACGTCCACGATGCCCGGCATGATGGTCTTGCCGGCGGCCGCAATGCGTTTGGCGTCGGCGGGAATGGTGACTTCACTCGCCCGGCCAATCGCCGCAATGCGATTGCCTTCGATCACGATCGTGCCGTTCTCGATTACTTCATCGCCGCGCATGGTAATAATGCGCGCGCCGGTAAACGCGAGCTTGCCGGCAGGCACATCCGTCTGCAATTTCAATCCGATTTGCAGGCCAACGGAATCCGGGCCCGCAACGCTGTCAGGCGCGCCCGGGAGAAAGGCGAAACTCTGACGCAACTCGCGCGAGAACAATTCCGGCCCGATCAGCCAGTGGAGTTTTTGACTGTCGCCGGACCAGTGCAGATAGTCGCCGGCATCGCGGGTGACGCGTTTCACCGGCACCGCCTTGGTGCCGTTGTTCAAATCAATTGCTCCGCCGGTTTGCGGAAACGGCGCGAGGTATGCGTTGTACAGCTCCGTGAATGCCACCCATTGCTCATCGGGACTCAGCGCGATTTGATTGACATACTTCAAATTGAAATGGGTGCGTTCCTCGCCGCCGTCGAGGCGAACGCTTTTGTATTTCTTCTCCAGTCCACCGCCGGTTTGAAAGAAGATGCGATCGCCCTTGCGGTTGAAGCGCGGGGCGTAGCCCTCCTCTTGAATGAAATTCTCTTCGCCGCCCTCGGCAGACATCCAATACAACCCGGGCTCCACGCCGTGCGCAAATCCCAGCACCGAATTGCCGTTGTCGCGCTGATACACGATCTTCCTGCCGTCCGGCGAAAACGAGGGTGTGTTGTAATAACCCTTGCGCCGCGTGAGCTTGACGGGATTGCGGCCATCCAGTTTGACTTTGTACAAGCCGCCCAGCGCGGTATCACTCCAGGTGGCATACACAATCCACAAACCGTCGGGACTGAACGCCGGAAAAAATTCATGCAACGCGCTGTTGGTCAAGCGTTGCGGCTTGCCGTTGGGCAAAGCTTTCTTCCACAATGATCCCACGGCGCTGAAGACAAGGGTCTTGCCGTCAGGCGACGTCACCGCGTCGCGAATCATTTTCACCGTAAACGAATCCGCATGCACGGTTTGCGGGAAATGCAAGGCTTCGGTAATGGTTTGTTTGACGTTGACGGTAAACGGTATCTGGGTTGCCTGCTTCGTTGCGATGTCGATGCGCCAAATTTTGCCCTGCGCCCAAATCACAATATTTTTGCTGTCCGGCGTCCAGGCATAGTTGGGATAAACGCCGAAGGTGGCCCAGGTCTCCTGCTGATCTTTATTCAAGCCGTCATAGATCGGAATCTGCTCGCCCGTTTTCAAATCCTGCAAATAAAGCACGCTGTTCAGCCGCACGCGCCGCACAAAGGCGAGATACTCGCCGTCGGGCGAGGGCTGTGGCCGCACCGCACCGCCGGCGCCGGTGACATAGTTTTTCAAATCACCCTTCTCACGATCGAGGCGGCGAATGACGTAAATCTGGCCGTTGGGATCTTTGTTGTATTCAAACGTATTGCCGCCGCTCATGTCTTCGCTAAAATAGATATAACGGCCGTCCGGCGAAACCGCCGGTTCGCCGGCATCTTGCTGATCATTCTTGCGTTTGGTGAGCTGCAAGCCTTCGCCGCCGGTGAGATGATAGAGCCACATTTCACCCGCGCCCAATGAACGGGTGCTGGTGAAATGCTTGCGTGCGATGAGATAATTGCCGTCCGGCGTCCACACCGCATTGTTGAGCAAACGAAAATCTTCCTTCGTTACCTGTTTGAGGTTGGAGCCGTCGCGTTGCATGATCCAAATGTTGTCCCCGCCGGAACGGTCACTGGTGAAGCTGATGCGCTTGCCGTCGGGACTGAAGCGCGGCTGCACTTCGAAGGCCGGGCCGCCGCTGAGCAGTTTTGCTTCGCCGCCGGTGATGGGCATGAGGTAGATGTCGCCGAGCAGATCGAACACAATGTCCTTGCCGTCCGGACTAACATCGAGATTCATCCACGTGCCTTCGCTGGCAGTGAAGGCAATCTCTTTGGCCGGGCCGTGCGCCGCGGTCACGTCCCATTCTTTCTTGTCCGCCTTTTTCGCCGGCGCTTTCGTGGTGTCGCTGGCGGCGGGCGGCTGCGCCAGTGCGAAATGCAACGCCAACAGCAGACTCAAGCAGGCAACAGCCGGAATTTTCGATTTGCACATAATGCTTCTCCTCACGGGATGATTGCGTTGGAGGTGGATTGGAGGTGGAACGGTTTGCGGGTCTTTCTTCACGCCCTTTCCTGGGGATAGCGCAAGCCCCATTGCCGGCGAATCTCGTCCATGGTTTGCATGAGTTGCAGGGACTCGTCGGGCGGCATGATTTCGCTTTCCAGCCGGCCGGCCCGCAAACAGGCCATCACTTCGGCGGCCTCATGTTGATACCCAAAACTCTCATAAGGCGCGTGCACGGTTTGTTCCGGCTGGCCGCTGCGCGCCAGCGTAACCTGCGT
This genomic interval carries:
- a CDS encoding Txe/YoeB family addiction module toxin translates to MAWWVEKDRKKALRIVKMLKEIQRDPFQGVGKPEPLRHQFAGCWSRRIDDEHRLVYEVFEDKIRILACRYHY
- a CDS encoding amidohydrolase family protein, giving the protein MCKSKIPAVACLSLLLALHFALAQPPAASDTTKAPAKKADKKEWDVTAAHGPAKEIAFTASEGTWMNLDVSPDGKDIVFDLLGDIYLMPITGGEAKLLSGGPAFEVQPRFSPDGKRISFTSDRSGGDNIWIMQRDGSNLKQVTKEDFRLLNNAVWTPDGNYLIARKHFTSTRSLGAGEMWLYHLTGGEGLQLTKRKNDQQDAGEPAVSPDGRYIYFSEDMSGGNTFEYNKDPNGQIYVIRRLDREKGDLKNYVTGAGGAVRPQPSPDGEYLAFVRRVRLNSVLYLQDLKTGEQIPIYDGLNKDQQETWATFGVYPNYAWTPDSKNIVIWAQGKIWRIDIATKQATQIPFTVNVKQTITEALHFPQTVHADSFTVKMIRDAVTSPDGKTLVFSAVGSLWKKALPNGKPQRLTNSALHEFFPAFSPDGLWIVYATWSDTALGGLYKVKLDGRNPVKLTRRKGYYNTPSFSPDGRKIVYQRDNGNSVLGFAHGVEPGLYWMSAEGGEENFIQEEGYAPRFNRKGDRIFFQTGGGLEKKYKSVRLDGGEERTHFNLKYVNQIALSPDEQWVAFTELYNAYLAPFPQTGGAIDLNNGTKAVPVKRVTRDAGDYLHWSGDSQKLHWLIGPELFSRELRQSFAFLPGAPDSVAGPDSVGLQIGLKLQTDVPAGKLAFTGARIITMRGDEVIENGTIVIEGNRIAAIGRASEVTIPADAKRIAAAGKTIMPGIVDVHAHADHFFAGLLPQQPWAYFANLAYGVTTMHDPSAYTETVFTLAEMVAAGKITGPRVYSTGTILYGADGDFKAVVNNLDDARSHLRRLKAVGAFSVKSYNQPRRNQRQQVLQAARELNMLVVPEGGSFFYHNLSMVIDGHTGIEHSIPVAPVYQDVLKLWGGTATAYTPTLIVGYGGMWGENYWYQKTNVWEKQRLLHFTPRPIIDARARRRMMIPDDDFGHIGNAQAAKALCDAGVKVNLGAHGQLQGLGAHWELWMLAQGGMTPLEAIRAATLNGAEYIGMGKELGSLEPGKLADLIVLEKNPLENIQNTEFITQVMKNGRLYDAETMNETGNVSRPRLPFYWENAKTSEAFLWKGAGVGFGEVKCGCMH
- a CDS encoding TonB-dependent receptor encodes the protein MRVFRRLFHLAMICGLIGFIPIESLAQETGAIKGVVQDAETGKGLAEVNVVLSGTGHGANTAADGGFAITRLKPGEYELVVSLIGYATVRQRVVVAAGSETTLTFDLQQKSLDLSEILVQADRPYSAASSRAVREFDLRVRPNRSAQELLQAAPGLIIAQHAGGGKAEQIFLRGFDADHGTDVNISVDGMPVNMVSHGHGQGYADLHFIIPEVIDGLEVYKGPYFAEFGDLATAGAVAMRTRDHIESNLVRLEGGQFETYRLTTLYQIPSAGIHNNAYLAGQFYGTDGPVDSPQGFRRVNLFGKFHTHLNETSKLSVDISGFSSAWDASGQIPQRAVTAGLINRFGSLDDLEGGTTGRQNLNLAYEAHGEGNSEFLIRAYTTRYNFKLFSNFTFFLNDPVNGDMIEQTDARTLLGLNSRYRFHHDIGGMLATATLGGGYRADDIAVALWRSPSRVRAQALVDSDVFQRSLNLWAQEEIIFSPMLRLQLGLRADYFTYDVEDHLEGMPSDLPHASGFAQKTILSPKANLVVSPTNAFDIFVNFGTGFHSNDARDVVIAKRVSDSMRRYKQQGLSEEEISSRLAAANLDPAIRDDETLPRATGGEIGFRLRASHRLNLGAAAWGLNLEREFVYIGDEGTTELSDRTQRYGLDLEARFGLTSWLYADADLNLSRGKLRDEPADADEIPLAPRLTSTGGLTVKHPSGYEGSLRYRHLGDRPANEANTVTALGYTVLDLTAGYRFGNYQLNVILENLTDTEWNEAQFDTESRLPNETEAVSELHFTPGNPRNVRVGLSYFF
- a CDS encoding polyphosphate kinase 2 family protein, producing the protein MKQKLQVPFDQKIRLKDFDPGYTGDYKDKDEAKKDLEKNLARLDELQEVMYAEGKHALLIVLQGMDTGGKDGVIEHVMSSVDPQGVRVASFKAPTPEELSHDFLWRIHQHVPPRGYIGIFNRSHYEDVLIVRVHNLVPREVWQKRYDHINNFEKLLADNGVTILKFFLYISKQEQKERLEERRDDKTKQWKFNLGDLKERALWDDYMAAYEDAINKCNTPWAPWHIVPANKKWYRNFVISECIVEALEGLQMKYPPAPEGIEGIVVE
- a CDS encoding nuclear transport factor 2 family protein, whose amino-acid sequence is MANHLDTVSAIYAAFGKGDIPGIIQHLSDNVQWESWADNSAQKAGVPWLQARSGKAGALQFFEIVSTFKIREFRVLSLLAGGNQVAAEFVLEFEAPGTGVVCRDEEMHLWTFDDNGKVIRLRHYADTAKHIAAARVQ
- a CDS encoding Uma2 family endonuclease; translation: MTTEVDILTQPLPRQAPPRERITFDEFCEIIREDQKADLINGVIYMASPPTFEHEDLFGFLLMILRGFVREKGLGHVLGSRAAMKLSEFNAPEPDLMFISKARLAQCKGKALLGAADLVVEIISPGSRKLDLGEKKDLYAEYGVLEYWVIDPFRQEAFFWKNHDGVWEELPVDANGVVRSAAVPEFWLRIDWLFAQELPNESAVIAALLAGDPAARSAAQ
- a CDS encoding prevent-host-death protein; the protein is MNPTTIQYVSDEKGSPTAVIVPIELWREIKSAKETAYLLRSKNMKQRLLAARKRKKGIAFDEARKKLGI